In Mastigocladopsis repens PCC 10914, a single window of DNA contains:
- a CDS encoding DUF3500 domain-containing protein has translation MNRRKFLMMGGISVVVSLVSVLTHGIKSRSQQLSGALAERFRRMSQEAEARGLAEPFKGVTTNGDVVPGLFPIRSTGVSTAPVRRTAEAFLATLTPEQRAKTIFSVEDPEWRKWMNQHFYIRQGTGFNEMTEAQREAAFDLLRASLSAKGLKQSRDIMRLNHTLGELNKNFAEYGEWLYWITVMGAPSDKEPWGWQLDGHHLVINYFVLGDQVVMTPTFMGSEPVTASSGKYKGTTVLQTEQNRGLALINALDEAQRRKAIIEVSKTGNHNVGEAFKDNVVLDYAGIRATEFTTKQKEQLLDLIGEYVGNMRDGHAKVKMDEVRWNLDETRFAWIGGTRPNSVFYYRIHSPVILIEFDHQTPIALRHLERGKPTREHIHTVVRTPNGNDYGKDLLRQHYQQHPRPHKH, from the coding sequence ATGAATCGTCGTAAATTCTTGATGATGGGAGGCATCAGCGTCGTCGTCAGTCTCGTCAGTGTCTTGACGCATGGCATTAAATCCCGCTCGCAGCAACTCTCAGGTGCTCTCGCCGAGCGCTTCCGGCGCATGTCGCAAGAGGCCGAAGCCCGTGGTCTGGCCGAGCCGTTTAAGGGCGTCACCACAAACGGTGACGTTGTCCCAGGTCTCTTCCCCATCCGCTCGACCGGAGTCTCCACCGCGCCCGTCCGCAGAACCGCCGAAGCTTTCCTCGCCACTTTGACTCCGGAGCAGCGCGCCAAGACGATATTTTCGGTTGAGGACCCAGAATGGCGCAAGTGGATGAACCAGCACTTCTACATCCGTCAGGGCACGGGCTTCAATGAGATGACTGAGGCACAGCGCGAGGCGGCCTTCGACCTGCTGCGCGCCTCCCTGAGCGCTAAGGGATTGAAGCAGTCGCGCGACATCATGCGGCTCAACCATACGCTGGGCGAGCTGAATAAGAACTTCGCAGAATACGGCGAGTGGCTCTACTGGATCACAGTGATGGGCGCGCCTTCGGACAAGGAGCCGTGGGGTTGGCAGCTCGACGGTCACCATCTGGTCATTAACTACTTCGTGCTGGGCGACCAGGTGGTGATGACGCCCACTTTCATGGGCTCCGAGCCGGTGACGGCCTCCTCCGGTAAGTACAAAGGTACGACGGTACTGCAAACCGAGCAGAACCGCGGCCTGGCGCTGATCAACGCGCTAGATGAAGCGCAACGCCGAAAGGCGATCATCGAGGTCTCCAAGACCGGCAACCACAACGTGGGCGAAGCGTTCAAGGACAACGTCGTTCTCGACTACGCCGGCATCCGCGCCACGGAGTTCACGACCAAGCAGAAGGAGCAATTGCTCGATTTGATCGGCGAGTATGTGGGGAACATGCGCGATGGGCACGCGAAGGTCAAGATGGACGAGGTGCGGTGGAATCTAGACGAGACCCGGTTCGCTTGGATCGGCGGGACGAGGCCGAACAGCGTCTTCTATTACCGCATCCACAGCCCGGTAATCTTGATCGAGTTCGATCATCAGACGCCGATCGCGCTGCGGCATTTGGAACGTGGTAAGCCTACGCGCGAGCACATCCACACCGTGGTGCGGACGCCAAATGGGAACGACTACGGTAAGGACCTACTCCGGCAGCACTACCAGCAGCACCCGCGCCCACACAAGCACTGA
- a CDS encoding efflux RND transporter permease subunit has protein sequence MSIFGDVYWFLNGMQRGYERLLWLLTRVKAIVVLLFIASLGLTAWLYQTVPTAFLPEEDQGRIFAIIQAPQGVSFNYTSEVMRRAEQEILKLPEVESTFVNGGFSFGNGTTANSGVIFINLKPWDERTGLGQSAAEMIGKLRSTLSAIPEARIVVTNPPAIQGLGSFSGFQFYLEDQAGNSGLNNLVQVMRDLTGRGNQTPQLQSLFSTFAANSPKMRIEVDRDKAEALQVDIDDIFTTLQSYIGSRYVNDFNLQGRTYRVYVQADAQFRSNPEDIGKLYVRSATNQMILLSNLVRMTPTTGAQVINHHNLFRAIEINGSAAEGYSSGQAIEAMKQLAAEALPPSMGYEWSGIALEEQESGTQAPIIFALGLVFVFLVLAAQYENYVDPLIIMLAVPLAIFGALLSQSLRGLSNDVFCQVGLVMLIGLASKNAILIVEFANQLRQQGLPLTKAVVEASQQRLRPILMTAISTLLGIWPLAVATGAGAASRQSLGTAVFGGMLIATFLTLFVVPVLYIVIGNVRDRFQSSHKSRGFVAETSTQQEPIERNL, from the coding sequence TTGAGTATTTTCGGAGATGTCTATTGGTTTCTTAATGGCATGCAGCGAGGGTACGAGCGATTGCTTTGGCTCCTAACACGCGTCAAAGCGATTGTTGTGTTGCTATTCATTGCCTCTTTAGGACTCACAGCTTGGCTTTACCAAACCGTACCCACAGCATTTCTTCCTGAAGAAGACCAAGGACGAATTTTTGCAATTATCCAGGCACCGCAGGGAGTCTCGTTCAACTACACCAGCGAAGTTATGCGGCGGGCAGAACAAGAAATCCTTAAACTCCCAGAGGTTGAGAGCACTTTCGTCAACGGTGGCTTTAGTTTTGGTAATGGCACCACTGCCAACAGTGGCGTGATTTTTATCAATCTTAAGCCTTGGGACGAGCGCACAGGTCTTGGTCAGTCAGCAGCAGAGATGATCGGCAAGTTGCGCTCTACACTATCAGCAATCCCAGAAGCCAGAATAGTAGTGACGAATCCGCCAGCAATTCAAGGTCTAGGTAGTTTTAGTGGCTTCCAGTTTTATCTAGAAGATCAAGCAGGCAACAGTGGCTTGAATAACCTGGTGCAAGTTATGAGAGATTTGACAGGACGAGGCAATCAAACACCTCAGTTACAATCTTTATTTAGCACTTTTGCCGCAAATTCGCCCAAGATGCGGATTGAAGTTGACCGCGATAAAGCGGAGGCGTTGCAAGTCGACATAGACGATATCTTCACTACACTGCAATCTTACATCGGTTCGCGCTACGTCAACGACTTTAACTTGCAGGGGCGGACTTATCGGGTGTATGTGCAGGCAGACGCGCAGTTTCGCTCTAATCCGGAAGATATTGGTAAACTTTACGTCCGTTCCGCAACTAATCAAATGATTCTTTTAAGTAATCTGGTGCGAATGACTCCGACTACAGGAGCACAAGTGATTAATCACCACAATTTATTCCGGGCTATTGAAATTAATGGTTCAGCTGCTGAGGGTTATAGTTCCGGACAAGCAATTGAAGCAATGAAGCAACTAGCTGCAGAAGCTTTGCCGCCAAGTATGGGCTACGAGTGGTCGGGAATAGCCTTGGAAGAGCAAGAGTCTGGCACTCAGGCACCAATTATTTTTGCTTTAGGTCTTGTCTTTGTCTTTCTCGTGCTCGCAGCTCAGTACGAGAACTATGTTGACCCCTTAATTATTATGCTAGCAGTTCCCCTGGCAATCTTTGGGGCGCTGTTATCGCAGTCGTTACGCGGTTTAAGTAATGATGTGTTCTGCCAAGTTGGTCTTGTGATGTTAATTGGTCTAGCCAGCAAAAATGCGATCTTAATTGTGGAATTTGCTAATCAGCTGCGGCAGCAGGGTTTGCCACTGACTAAAGCGGTGGTAGAAGCCTCGCAACAACGCTTGCGACCAATTCTGATGACGGCGATTTCTACTTTATTGGGGATTTGGCCGCTGGCAGTTGCAACAGGAGCAGGAGCAGCTAGCCGACAATCTTTGGGTACAGCTGTATTTGGCGGGATGCTGATCGCTACTTTCTTAACGCTATTTGTCGTCCCAGTACTATACATCGTCATTGGTAATGTCCGCGATCGCTTTCAATCCAGTCACAAGTCTCGCGGATTTGTAGCAGAAACCTCGACCCAACAAGAGCCGATTGAGCGTAATCTTTGA
- a CDS encoding IS5/IS1182 family transposase, whose protein sequence is MYFYQTIVGSLFEHIQHHPLDAQRLIGLKYEQLEQLLEQAREVHNQKQVSSESKKVRIIAGGGGRRPKLSLEEQIILTLTYLRHLTTFQLLGIQFGVSETTANDTFNYWFPILGELLPPSLLEQVKKNSSDYQVVQEILTEFELIVDSYEQPRERPGEYEEQKEYYSGKKKNHTMKNQIIVLPEGKDIIDVVAGKPGTKSDINLFREHQKGFDPNQRFHGDKAYAGEESIKTPTKKPKKQELTPEQKERNKELAKERIFVEHLIRVVKIFRVAQERFRLNPNKYEQIIMTICGLVRLRLGTLVFSS, encoded by the coding sequence ATGTATTTTTACCAAACTATTGTGGGTTCTCTATTTGAGCATATTCAACATCATCCTCTAGATGCACAGCGTTTAATTGGTCTCAAGTATGAGCAATTAGAGCAACTTTTAGAACAAGCGAGAGAGGTGCATAACCAAAAACAAGTATCATCTGAGTCTAAAAAGGTAAGAATTATTGCGGGTGGAGGAGGTCGCAGACCTAAACTGTCGTTGGAAGAGCAAATAATTTTAACTTTGACATATCTCAGACATTTAACAACATTTCAATTGCTGGGCATCCAATTTGGGGTAAGTGAGACAACTGCAAACGATACATTCAATTATTGGTTTCCAATTCTAGGAGAATTATTACCACCAAGCCTACTTGAGCAGGTAAAAAAAAACTCAAGTGACTACCAAGTTGTTCAAGAAATTTTAACCGAGTTTGAGCTAATAGTAGATAGCTATGAACAGCCAAGAGAGCGGCCTGGGGAATATGAAGAGCAAAAAGAATATTACTCTGGCAAAAAGAAAAACCATACTATGAAAAATCAAATTATCGTTTTACCTGAGGGGAAAGATATTATTGATGTAGTAGCAGGAAAACCAGGAACAAAAAGTGACATCAATTTATTTCGAGAACATCAAAAAGGATTTGACCCCAATCAGAGGTTTCATGGTGACAAAGCATACGCAGGAGAAGAATCAATCAAGACCCCAACGAAAAAGCCAAAAAAACAAGAATTAACTCCGGAACAAAAAGAACGAAATAAAGAATTGGCCAAGGAACGAATATTTGTTGAACATTTAATTCGTGTCGTGAAAATATTCCGAGTAGCCCAAGAACGGTTTCGGTTAAATCCTAATAAATATGAACAAATAATTATGACTATTTGTGGACTTGTAAGACTCCGACTTGGAACCTTAGTTTTCTCATCATAA
- a CDS encoding Kelch repeat-containing protein, translated as MPPRYLLALSLPIFSVIALWSPVLSQAQSQMLYWTKAAPPTVARQELYPEVLNNKIYVVGGVLSPPTRFSAHFESYDPLKDVWTVLRPLPEARHHITLSAVNGLLYAVGGFIGGFPDWRAQPTVFIYNPASNTWTRGTDLPVARAEGISAVVDNKIYLIGGRVRATEDARLFNDHIDSVRNEVFDPTTRRWAARADAPTARNSAASAVIDGKIYVVGGRKFVKNADGTTQQVNVPNLEVYEPKLDRWEALEPMPQAQGGLAATALNGKLYVFGGEQWVPEQKVFAESWVYDPKTDGWEALPPLPTPRHGLGASTVGNRIFVFGGGTQTGGNAATAIHEVLVLPTQKVSNSYRHYATPLF; from the coding sequence ATGCCGCCTAGATATCTGCTTGCCCTGTCGCTCCCAATCTTTTCGGTCATTGCGTTATGGTCGCCCGTACTAAGTCAAGCGCAAAGCCAGATGCTATATTGGACAAAAGCTGCTCCGCCAACGGTAGCTCGGCAAGAGCTTTATCCAGAGGTTTTGAACAACAAAATTTATGTGGTCGGCGGTGTACTCAGCCCACCCACCAGGTTCTCAGCGCATTTCGAGTCTTACGATCCGCTCAAGGATGTGTGGACAGTATTAAGACCGCTCCCTGAAGCACGCCATCATATCACACTGTCGGCAGTAAATGGTTTGCTCTATGCTGTTGGCGGTTTCATAGGTGGGTTTCCGGACTGGCGTGCACAGCCGACGGTATTTATATACAATCCTGCCTCTAATACTTGGACTAGAGGGACTGACCTGCCAGTGGCTCGCGCCGAGGGCATATCCGCAGTAGTTGATAATAAAATCTATCTAATTGGCGGGCGCGTTCGAGCCACTGAGGATGCTCGGCTTTTCAATGATCATATTGATAGCGTGAGAAACGAAGTATTTGATCCGACGACTAGGCGCTGGGCAGCCCGTGCCGATGCACCAACAGCGCGAAACAGTGCAGCGTCGGCTGTCATTGATGGAAAGATCTACGTGGTTGGTGGTCGCAAGTTTGTCAAGAATGCTGATGGCACGACGCAGCAGGTGAATGTGCCAAATCTTGAGGTCTACGAGCCGAAGCTTGATCGTTGGGAGGCGCTTGAGCCTATGCCTCAAGCCCAAGGTGGTCTGGCTGCGACCGCACTCAACGGCAAGCTTTACGTTTTTGGTGGCGAACAGTGGGTTCCAGAGCAGAAAGTTTTTGCCGAAAGTTGGGTATACGACCCAAAAACCGATGGCTGGGAAGCTTTGCCGCCCTTGCCAACCCCACGACATGGATTAGGGGCATCGACAGTTGGTAATCGAATTTTTGTGTTTGGTGGCGGAACCCAAACAGGCGGAAACGCAGCGACAGCAATCCACGAAGTGCTGGTATTGCCCACTCAGAAAGTCAGCAATTCATACCGCCATTATGCAACGCCCCTTTTTTAA
- a CDS encoding AraC family transcriptional regulator yields the protein MVSVDLPLCGCAIEATPEQPYLGFKLDLDPVQLCDIIAQTNPGIDKKENSVKGWFISDAEPSLIDCAIRLTRLLDTPQDIPFLAPMIVREIYYRLLSRAVSFHKGKKFVNIIREKSMSNCDGSMTITTEYIESDCALRSAPWAIALITERLAGALPRRMVESSSSRTTSFTQCRQFSILQ from the coding sequence GTGGTTTCGGTGGATTTGCCGCTGTGTGGATGTGCGATCGAGGCGACACCCGAGCAGCCGTATCTAGGATTTAAGCTAGATTTAGACCCCGTTCAACTTTGTGACATTATTGCTCAAACTAACCCAGGTATAGATAAGAAGGAAAACTCGGTTAAAGGTTGGTTTATCAGCGATGCCGAGCCATCGTTGATTGATTGTGCGATCCGGCTGACCCGGCTTTTAGACACACCGCAGGATATTCCCTTCCTAGCACCGATGATCGTCCGCGAAATCTATTACCGTCTTCTGAGCAGGGCTGTTTCATTCCACAAGGGCAAGAAGTTTGTCAATATCATTAGAGAGAAATCTATGAGCAATTGTGATGGAAGTATGACCATTACGACGGAGTATATTGAGAGCGATTGCGCTCTGCGCAGTGCCCCTTGGGCAATCGCTCTAATAACTGAAAGATTAGCAGGAGCGTTACCCAGACGTATGGTGGAATCGTCTTCATCAAGAACTACATCTTTCACCCAATGCAGGCAATTTTCGATACTCCAATGA